A region from the uncultured Holophaga sp. genome encodes:
- the glgA gene encoding glycogen synthase GlgA has product MRILHTAAEFFPFVKAGGLGDVVGALPRALREIGLSSRILLPGFPALKAGIPPRRLIRTWDDLMGGGPARLLQGRMEDGLSVYLLDSPFFDRPGGPYDEWGDSHRKFAAFSWAAAHLALEGDGAGWHPQILHCHDWQTALAPVYLSKELSRPRTLLTIHNLAYQGVYPAGVMAELWLDPQLFHMHGVEYYGHLSFLKGGLQFADRISTVSPTYAREIQTPDFGEGLDGVLRDRATDVVGILNGVDESVWNPSQSPHLGAHYDSRLLSGKKVDKNLLQQEMGLEELPDAPLFGVISRLAPQKGLDLVLSNVDYLVSLGAQLVVLGSGDPLLETGFRTLAGRYPGRVAIHLGFNEGLAHRILAGADVLLMPSRQEPCGLTQMYALRYGALPLVRRTGGLADTVVDTCEATLAEGSATGFTFEDPNSWILGETLGRAVRLYREDPRTWLKVQRRGMRQDLGWHAAARHYRDLYASML; this is encoded by the coding sequence ATGCGCATCCTGCACACCGCCGCCGAGTTCTTCCCCTTCGTCAAGGCAGGGGGGCTGGGGGATGTGGTCGGCGCCCTGCCCAGGGCCCTGCGGGAGATCGGGCTCAGCTCCCGTATCCTCCTGCCGGGCTTTCCCGCCCTCAAGGCAGGCATTCCCCCCCGTCGGCTCATCCGCACCTGGGATGACCTCATGGGCGGCGGACCGGCCCGTCTCCTCCAGGGGCGGATGGAGGACGGGCTCAGCGTCTATCTCCTGGACTCCCCCTTCTTCGACCGCCCCGGGGGACCCTACGATGAGTGGGGAGACAGCCACCGGAAGTTCGCAGCCTTCTCCTGGGCCGCCGCTCACCTGGCCCTGGAGGGCGATGGGGCAGGCTGGCATCCGCAGATCCTTCACTGCCATGACTGGCAGACGGCCCTTGCCCCGGTCTATCTGTCGAAGGAGCTGTCCAGGCCCAGGACCCTGCTCACCATCCACAATCTGGCCTACCAGGGTGTCTACCCCGCAGGAGTGATGGCGGAGCTCTGGCTGGATCCCCAGCTCTTCCACATGCACGGGGTTGAATACTATGGCCACCTCAGCTTCCTGAAGGGGGGGCTGCAGTTCGCCGACCGCATCAGCACCGTGAGCCCCACCTATGCGAGGGAGATCCAGACCCCGGACTTCGGGGAGGGACTGGACGGGGTCCTGCGGGATCGGGCCACGGATGTGGTGGGGATCCTCAATGGGGTGGATGAGTCGGTCTGGAACCCCTCCCAGAGCCCCCACCTGGGGGCCCACTACGACTCCCGGCTCCTCTCCGGCAAGAAGGTCGACAAGAACCTCCTCCAGCAGGAGATGGGCCTGGAGGAGCTCCCCGACGCACCCCTCTTCGGCGTGATCAGCCGACTGGCCCCCCAGAAGGGGCTGGACTTGGTGCTCTCCAATGTGGACTACCTGGTCAGTCTGGGGGCCCAGCTGGTGGTCCTGGGCTCCGGCGATCCCCTGCTGGAGACCGGCTTCCGCACCCTGGCGGGCCGCTATCCCGGGCGGGTGGCGATCCACCTCGGCTTCAACGAGGGCTTGGCGCATCGGATCCTTGCGGGGGCCGATGTCCTCCTGATGCCCAGCCGTCAGGAGCCCTGTGGGCTCACCCAGATGTACGCCCTGCGCTACGGTGCCCTCCCTCTCGTGCGCCGCACCGGCGGTCTGGCGGACACTGTGGTGGACACCTGCGAGGCCACCCTGGCAGAGGGCAGCGCCACCGGTTTCACCTTTGAGGATCCGAACTCCTGGATCCTCGGCGAGACTCTCGGCCGGGCCGTGCGCCTCTATCGCGAGGATCCCCGCACCTGGCTCAAGGTCCAGCGACGGGGCATGCGCCAGGACCTGGGCTGGCATGCCGCTGCCCGGCACTACCGGGATCTCTACGCATCCATGCTCTGA
- the glgC gene encoding glucose-1-phosphate adenylyltransferase: protein MLEQLELFHAPSRTVAMILAGGRGTRLMDLTSRLSKPGLDFGGKYAIIDFTLSNCVNSGIRKIQVLTQYNSHRLLEHLQFAWSFLSPELREFVHVLPAQQSLERDQWYSGTADAVYQNLSNLQDHDPEHVLVLAGDHIYKMDYRRFLADHLTKDADMSIACIDVPRMEGTAFGIVAVDEDDRIVEFVEKPEDPPALPDDPDRAFVSMGIYLFKAKFLYEQLARDAADPASSHDFGKDLIPYLISRARVFAHRFSRSCVNNKDKTPYWRDVGTVDAYWEASIDLTTVDPALNLYDINWPIFTHQRQLPPAKFVHSDPHRNGLALASVISAGVIISGATIQQSLISSGVKVHSHAYLHEAVILPDADIGGHARLRKVVVDRGTHIPRGLIVGEDPDHDARRFYRTASGVTLISQRMLDRLAEFGGC from the coding sequence ATGTTGGAACAACTGGAACTCTTCCACGCCCCCAGCAGAACTGTGGCCATGATCCTGGCCGGGGGGCGCGGGACGCGCCTGATGGACCTGACCTCCCGCCTCTCGAAGCCAGGCCTGGACTTCGGGGGCAAGTACGCCATCATCGACTTCACCCTCTCCAACTGTGTGAACTCGGGCATCCGCAAGATCCAGGTGCTGACCCAGTACAACTCCCACCGACTCCTGGAGCACCTCCAGTTCGCCTGGTCCTTCCTGTCTCCGGAGTTGCGGGAGTTCGTCCATGTGCTGCCTGCCCAGCAGAGTCTGGAGCGGGACCAGTGGTACAGCGGCACGGCTGATGCCGTCTACCAGAACCTCTCCAATCTCCAGGACCACGACCCGGAGCACGTCCTGGTCCTGGCGGGTGACCACATCTACAAGATGGACTACCGGCGCTTCCTGGCCGACCACCTGACCAAGGATGCGGACATGAGCATCGCCTGTATCGATGTCCCCAGGATGGAGGGGACGGCCTTCGGTATTGTGGCCGTTGACGAGGATGACCGCATCGTGGAGTTCGTGGAGAAGCCCGAGGACCCCCCCGCACTTCCCGATGACCCGGACCGGGCCTTCGTCAGCATGGGCATCTACCTCTTCAAGGCCAAGTTCCTGTATGAGCAACTGGCGCGGGATGCCGCCGATCCTGCCTCCAGTCACGACTTCGGCAAGGACCTCATCCCCTACCTTATCTCCAGGGCACGGGTCTTCGCCCACCGTTTCAGCCGGAGCTGCGTGAACAACAAGGACAAGACGCCTTACTGGCGGGATGTGGGGACCGTGGATGCCTACTGGGAGGCCAGCATCGACCTGACCACCGTGGACCCGGCCCTGAACCTCTATGACATCAACTGGCCCATCTTCACCCACCAGCGCCAGCTTCCCCCGGCGAAGTTTGTCCACAGCGATCCCCATCGCAACGGCTTGGCCCTGGCCAGCGTGATCTCGGCCGGGGTCATCATCTCCGGGGCCACCATCCAGCAGTCCCTCATCTCATCGGGGGTCAAGGTCCACTCCCACGCCTACCTCCATGAGGCGGTGATCCTACCCGATGCGGACATCGGGGGGCACGCCAGACTCCGCAAGGTCGTGGTGGACCGGGGCACCCATATCCCCCGGGGACTGATCGTGGGGGAGGATCCTGACCACGATGCCCGCCGCTTCTACCGCACCGCCAGCGGGGTGACCCTCATCTCCCAGCGGATGTTGGACCGTCTGGCCGAGTTCGGTGGCTGCTGA
- a CDS encoding YbaB/EbfC family nucleoid-associated protein — MDMRFLMKQAQAMQTKLQDAQQNLRAEGTAGGELVKVTLNGSKELVGLSIAKDAMDPEDPSMLEDLILAAFKDAAAKADEAMSKVTGGMAGGLNLPGLKL; from the coding sequence ATGGACATGCGATTCCTCATGAAGCAGGCCCAGGCCATGCAGACCAAGCTGCAGGACGCCCAGCAGAACCTGCGCGCCGAGGGCACCGCCGGGGGCGAGTTGGTGAAGGTCACCCTCAACGGCTCCAAGGAGCTGGTGGGCCTCTCCATCGCCAAGGACGCCATGGACCCCGAGGACCCCAGCATGCTGGAGGACCTCATCCTGGCTGCCTTCAAGGACGCCGCCGCCAAGGCCGACGAAGCCATGAGCAAGGTGACCGGAGGCATGGCCGGTGGCCTGAACCTGCCCGGCCTGAAGCTCTAG
- a CDS encoding thiamine-phosphate kinase, producing the protein MLTESELLAYIRTRFPGGEALNDDCGVMPPVPPGRRMLVSTDLMESGQHFSLEWHPPELLGRKLLMVNLSDLDASGALPQGFLLTLAIGRDQEGEWILRFLDGLAKAAHETGVPVIGGDTVGRATGLGLGITAFGTAERWLRRDTVRPGDLIYTDQLPGASLRGLHKLMAGQRWDPEHPDPDLRAHLDPCPNLGLGQRLATLPEVHAGIDLSDGLSKDLRMLAEASGLSIILAEGLPPEAVRGGEDYARCFASSLGLPELEARLGLPLWQVGRAIPRGEAPLLHYDGMELSPLADLSFDHFLP; encoded by the coding sequence ATGCTGACCGAATCTGAACTGCTGGCCTACATCCGCACCCGCTTCCCTGGCGGGGAGGCGCTGAATGATGACTGCGGGGTGATGCCCCCGGTGCCCCCAGGGCGGCGCATGCTGGTGAGCACAGACCTCATGGAGTCTGGCCAGCACTTCAGCCTGGAGTGGCATCCCCCGGAACTCCTGGGGCGCAAGCTCCTCATGGTCAACCTCTCGGACCTGGATGCCAGCGGGGCCCTGCCCCAGGGCTTCCTGCTCACCCTGGCCATCGGCCGGGACCAGGAAGGGGAGTGGATCCTCCGATTCCTGGATGGACTGGCCAAGGCCGCCCATGAGACGGGCGTGCCGGTCATCGGCGGAGATACCGTGGGCCGGGCCACGGGGCTGGGCCTGGGCATCACGGCCTTCGGCACCGCGGAGCGCTGGCTTCGGCGCGACACCGTGCGGCCCGGAGACCTGATCTACACCGATCAGCTGCCGGGGGCCAGCCTCCGGGGCCTGCACAAGCTCATGGCCGGTCAGCGCTGGGACCCCGAGCACCCTGACCCGGACCTGCGGGCCCACCTGGATCCCTGCCCCAACCTGGGCCTGGGGCAACGCCTGGCCACGCTCCCCGAGGTCCATGCCGGCATCGATCTCTCCGATGGGCTCAGCAAGGATCTCCGCATGCTGGCGGAGGCCTCGGGCCTGAGCATCATCCTCGCAGAGGGCCTGCCCCCCGAAGCGGTCAGAGGCGGGGAGGACTACGCCCGCTGCTTTGCCTCCAGCCTGGGCCTGCCAGAGCTGGAGGCCCGCCTGGGACTCCCCCTCTGGCAGGTGGGCAGGGCGATCCCCCGGGGGGAGGCGCCCCTTCTCCACTATGATGGTATGGAACTCTCCCCTCTTGCCGACCTGAGTTTCGACCACTTCCTTCCGTGA
- the ilvY gene encoding HTH-type transcriptional activator IlvY, with protein MELRSLELFLNLTETLHFSRTAEAMAASPSALSRAIQRLEQEVGCTLLERTNRRVKLTPAGERMRDFAFRLVQEWHGLCQDLRAAGTPVQGRLKLYCSVTASYLLLPALLGRFSARHPHLEVGLQTGDSALAIGKVLADEADMAIAARPSALSAKLHFMSLQQIPLVFIAPRAPGPIARWLQGEEPDWEHLPIILAEQGLARKRCDQWFRNKGIHPNIYAEVAGHEAIVSMVSFGCGVGLVPEAVINQSPLARKIRVIEAHPTFKPFDVGLCVQKRRLEDPLIKAFWEIAQQGLG; from the coding sequence ATGGAGCTGCGAAGCCTGGAGCTCTTCCTTAACCTCACCGAGACCCTCCACTTCTCCCGGACGGCCGAGGCCATGGCGGCCAGTCCCTCCGCCCTCAGCCGGGCCATCCAGCGCCTCGAGCAGGAAGTGGGCTGCACCTTGCTGGAGCGCACCAACCGCCGGGTGAAGCTGACCCCGGCGGGGGAGCGCATGCGCGACTTCGCCTTCCGTCTGGTGCAGGAGTGGCACGGCCTCTGCCAGGATCTCCGGGCGGCGGGGACCCCCGTCCAGGGCCGCCTCAAGCTCTACTGCTCGGTCACGGCCAGCTACCTCCTGCTGCCCGCCCTCCTGGGCCGCTTCAGCGCCCGCCATCCACACCTGGAGGTGGGACTGCAGACCGGGGACTCGGCCCTGGCCATCGGAAAGGTCCTGGCCGACGAGGCGGACATGGCCATCGCCGCCCGGCCCAGCGCCCTCTCCGCCAAGCTCCACTTCATGTCCCTGCAGCAGATCCCCCTGGTCTTCATCGCCCCCCGGGCCCCGGGCCCCATCGCCCGCTGGCTCCAGGGGGAGGAACCCGACTGGGAGCACCTGCCCATCATCCTGGCCGAGCAGGGCCTGGCCCGGAAGCGCTGCGACCAGTGGTTCCGCAACAAGGGCATCCACCCGAACATCTACGCGGAGGTGGCCGGCCACGAGGCCATCGTCAGCATGGTGTCCTTCGGCTGCGGTGTGGGTCTGGTCCCGGAAGCGGTGATCAACCAGAGCCCCCTGGCCCGCAAGATCCGGGTCATCGAGGCCCACCCGACCTTCAAACCCTTCGATGTGGGACTCTGCGTCCAGAAGCGGCGCCTGGAGGACCCCCTCATCAAGGCCTTCTGGGAGATCGCCCAGCAGGGCCTGGGGTGA
- a CDS encoding SHOCT domain-containing protein, giving the protein MKPSHLLLPVLSLALTLACGGPSLMPNRVVGGRASSGMSEAQLIERLGAPLESVTYGRVKYLSFPTLEAQGTLVRFSKDNPTWVRLVDGTFDTYVRRPDPAFVPQTPPPVAAPEPAPRAVPPQPAAPAYDLRGELERLNKMKADGLITEDEYKTLRAHVLEKAMK; this is encoded by the coding sequence ATGAAGCCCTCCCACCTTCTGCTTCCGGTCCTGAGCCTCGCCCTCACCCTCGCCTGCGGGGGCCCCTCCCTCATGCCCAACCGCGTGGTGGGGGGACGGGCCTCCTCCGGCATGAGCGAGGCCCAGCTCATCGAGCGGCTCGGCGCCCCCCTCGAGTCGGTGACCTATGGCCGGGTGAAGTACCTCTCCTTCCCCACCCTCGAGGCCCAGGGCACCCTGGTCCGTTTCAGCAAGGACAACCCCACCTGGGTGAGGCTGGTGGACGGCACCTTCGATACCTATGTCCGCAGGCCTGACCCGGCTTTCGTCCCCCAGACTCCTCCGCCCGTTGCCGCCCCTGAGCCGGCTCCCAGGGCCGTGCCCCCCCAGCCCGCCGCACCCGCCTACGACCTGCGGGGCGAGCTCGAAAGGCTCAATAAGATGAAGGCTGATGGCCTGATCACGGAGGATGAATACAAGACCCTCCGGGCCCATGTGCTTGAAAAGGCGATGAAGTAG
- the dnaE gene encoding DNA polymerase III subunit alpha, with translation MSFVHLHLHTEYSLLDGFTRISDLVKKCKASGMPAVALTDHGNMFGLMKFYDACEKTKDAEGNWGVKPILGCEVYVAPRSRFDRKFDASQAPNTEGMEDCHDPSGHRDAGYHLVLLAKNQTGFKNLSKMVSQGFTEGFYYKPRVDKELLRQHAEGLIALSACLGGEVQARLLSGNFEAAEKAALEFKEIFGEDFYLEIQDQGFEEERLIIPMQFELSEKTGIPLVATNDAHYLNQDDADLHDTLLCIGTKRLKSDKNRMRFSSDQFYVKTPEEMAATFPDHPELLARTLEIADKVELYPITRKPIPPQFPVPDGHTLESYFEFVTREWFEKRLVECKPLWDKGLLKYTEEQYRKRLEFEIGTILKMGYPGYFLLVWDFIAKSREIGVPVGPGRGSAAGSIVSWALTITDIDPMQFDLLFERFLNPERVSMPDVDIDFCRDGRQRVIDYVTEKYGRDRVCNIVTINALKTKAVIKDVARVYEKDFNWSNEITKLVPSVPGQNMSVAQALEESEKLRERYNSEPDVKEILDVSARLEGLARNTGIHAAGVIISPDELTKFAPLCKDKDDKVMVQYTMTEAERAGLLKMDFLGLETLTQIAKTQGYIAQTQGAPLDMLSIRGFDDKKTYELFSQGDTDGVFQFESGGMKNLLRKLQPDRFDDLIALNALFRPGPLGAGMGDTYVNRRHGREPVAYPFPELETCLAPSYGVILYQEQVMQIAQRVAGFSLGEADMLRRAMGKKDVEKMKKEKHRFVERGVCNGFDEKKTMELFDTIEYFAGYGFNKSHSAAYALVAYETAYLKANYRTEFMAGLLSTKSQRTDDVVKYIQNCRDIGIDVLGPDINESELDFTITGPKQIRFGLAAIKGLGDAALQAILEARREEGRFKDFFHALKATDLSKANRKVWECLIKAGAFDSLEENRAALLAGLQGAMEAASSGAAANHGMTSLFDEAEMESLSDNWALPEDVDPWSRKERLHCERESLGLYVSGHPLEEYKDAVQVHTMGTLASLKEAVAAGRAKDRDSVTLGLMVSSVQFKTNQKGEPWALLVLEDLTDRIEGLLMANRFDPTTKQRTRSFELYREFALPDALLRVTGELKIETISNNNEESEEDEQTVMKLFVSALEPLDNFQGKGFTGAVVRLPAGQYPHRLLPVLRLHEGRLPVTFEYRSRSGILARVRGGSECQVRFDPDLADRLAKEAGCALTWTY, from the coding sequence ATGAGCTTCGTCCATCTCCACCTCCACACCGAGTATTCCCTGCTCGACGGCTTCACCCGCATCTCCGATCTGGTCAAGAAGTGCAAGGCCTCGGGCATGCCCGCCGTGGCCCTCACGGACCACGGAAACATGTTCGGTCTGATGAAGTTCTATGACGCCTGCGAGAAGACCAAGGATGCCGAGGGGAACTGGGGGGTGAAGCCCATCCTGGGCTGCGAGGTCTACGTGGCCCCCCGCAGCCGCTTCGACCGCAAGTTCGATGCCTCCCAGGCCCCCAACACCGAGGGCATGGAGGACTGCCACGACCCTTCCGGACACCGCGACGCGGGTTATCACCTGGTGCTCCTGGCCAAGAACCAGACCGGGTTCAAGAACCTCTCCAAGATGGTCTCCCAGGGCTTCACCGAAGGCTTCTACTACAAACCCCGTGTGGACAAGGAGCTGCTGCGCCAGCACGCCGAGGGACTCATCGCGCTGTCGGCCTGCCTGGGTGGGGAGGTGCAGGCCCGGCTGCTGTCAGGGAACTTCGAGGCCGCCGAGAAGGCCGCCCTGGAGTTCAAGGAGATCTTCGGGGAGGACTTCTACCTGGAAATCCAGGATCAGGGCTTCGAGGAGGAGCGCCTGATCATCCCCATGCAGTTTGAGCTGAGCGAGAAGACCGGCATTCCCCTGGTGGCCACCAATGACGCCCACTACCTGAACCAGGATGACGCGGATCTCCACGACACCCTGCTCTGCATCGGCACCAAGCGCCTCAAGAGCGACAAGAACCGCATGCGCTTCTCCTCGGACCAGTTCTACGTCAAGACCCCCGAGGAGATGGCCGCCACCTTCCCCGATCACCCGGAGCTCCTGGCCCGCACCCTGGAGATCGCCGACAAGGTCGAGCTCTACCCCATCACCCGCAAGCCCATCCCCCCCCAGTTCCCCGTGCCCGATGGACACACCCTGGAGAGCTACTTCGAGTTCGTGACCCGGGAGTGGTTCGAGAAGCGTCTGGTGGAGTGCAAGCCCCTCTGGGACAAGGGGCTGCTCAAGTACACCGAAGAACAGTACCGCAAGCGCCTGGAATTCGAGATCGGCACCATCCTCAAGATGGGCTACCCCGGCTACTTCCTGCTGGTGTGGGACTTCATCGCCAAGAGCCGGGAGATCGGGGTCCCCGTGGGACCGGGTCGCGGCTCCGCCGCCGGGAGCATCGTCTCCTGGGCCCTCACCATCACCGACATTGACCCCATGCAGTTCGATCTCCTCTTCGAGCGCTTCCTCAACCCCGAGCGCGTCTCCATGCCCGACGTGGACATCGACTTCTGCCGCGACGGGCGCCAGCGGGTCATCGACTACGTGACCGAGAAATACGGCCGGGACCGCGTCTGCAACATCGTCACCATCAACGCCCTCAAGACCAAGGCCGTCATCAAGGATGTAGCGCGGGTCTACGAGAAGGACTTCAACTGGTCCAACGAGATCACCAAGCTGGTGCCCTCGGTGCCGGGCCAGAACATGAGCGTGGCCCAGGCCCTGGAGGAGTCGGAGAAGCTGCGGGAGCGCTACAACAGCGAGCCCGATGTGAAGGAGATCCTGGATGTCTCCGCCCGACTGGAAGGACTCGCCCGCAACACCGGCATCCACGCCGCCGGGGTCATCATCAGCCCAGATGAGCTGACCAAGTTCGCCCCGCTATGCAAGGACAAGGACGACAAGGTGATGGTGCAGTACACCATGACCGAGGCAGAGCGGGCCGGCCTCCTCAAGATGGACTTCCTGGGCCTGGAGACCCTGACCCAGATCGCCAAGACCCAGGGCTACATCGCCCAGACCCAGGGCGCCCCCCTGGACATGCTGAGCATCCGGGGCTTCGATGACAAGAAGACCTACGAGCTCTTCAGCCAGGGCGACACGGATGGCGTCTTCCAGTTCGAGTCCGGGGGCATGAAAAACCTCCTGCGCAAGCTCCAGCCGGACCGCTTCGACGACCTCATCGCCCTCAACGCCCTCTTCCGCCCAGGCCCCCTGGGCGCGGGCATGGGCGACACCTACGTCAACCGCCGCCATGGGCGGGAACCCGTGGCCTACCCCTTCCCCGAGCTGGAGACCTGTCTGGCACCCTCGTACGGCGTGATCCTCTACCAGGAGCAGGTCATGCAGATCGCCCAGCGGGTGGCGGGCTTCTCCCTGGGCGAGGCAGACATGCTGCGCCGCGCCATGGGCAAGAAGGACGTGGAGAAGATGAAGAAGGAGAAGCACCGCTTCGTGGAGCGGGGCGTCTGCAATGGCTTCGATGAGAAGAAGACCATGGAGCTCTTCGACACCATCGAGTACTTCGCAGGCTACGGCTTCAACAAGAGCCACTCCGCCGCCTATGCCCTGGTGGCCTACGAGACAGCCTACCTGAAGGCCAACTACCGCACGGAGTTCATGGCGGGCCTGCTCTCCACCAAGAGCCAGCGCACCGATGACGTGGTGAAGTACATCCAGAACTGCCGGGACATCGGCATCGACGTGCTGGGCCCCGATATCAACGAGTCGGAGCTGGACTTCACCATCACCGGCCCCAAGCAGATCCGCTTCGGGCTGGCGGCCATCAAGGGCCTGGGGGACGCCGCCCTGCAGGCCATCCTGGAGGCGCGCCGGGAAGAGGGCCGCTTCAAGGACTTCTTCCATGCCCTCAAGGCCACGGACCTCTCCAAGGCCAACCGGAAGGTCTGGGAGTGCCTGATCAAGGCGGGGGCCTTCGACAGCCTGGAGGAGAACCGGGCCGCCCTGCTGGCGGGGCTCCAGGGGGCCATGGAGGCCGCTTCCTCCGGAGCCGCCGCCAACCACGGCATGACCTCGCTCTTCGATGAAGCCGAGATGGAGAGCCTCTCGGACAACTGGGCCCTGCCCGAGGATGTGGATCCCTGGAGCCGCAAGGAGCGGTTGCACTGCGAGCGGGAGTCCCTGGGCCTCTACGTCTCCGGGCACCCCCTGGAGGAGTACAAGGATGCGGTCCAGGTCCACACCATGGGCACCCTGGCCTCCCTCAAAGAGGCGGTGGCGGCGGGAAGGGCCAAGGACCGGGACTCGGTGACCCTGGGCCTGATGGTGAGCAGTGTCCAGTTCAAGACCAACCAGAAGGGTGAACCCTGGGCCCTCCTGGTCCTGGAGGACCTGACGGACCGCATCGAGGGCCTCCTCATGGCCAACCGCTTCGACCCGACCACCAAACAGCGCACCCGCAGCTTCGAGCTCTACCGGGAGTTCGCCCTGCCCGATGCCCTCCTGCGGGTCACGGGGGAACTCAAAATCGAGACCATCTCCAACAACAACGAAGAGAGCGAAGAGGATGAGCAGACTGTGATGAAGCTCTTCGTGAGCGCCCTGGAGCCCCTGGACAACTTCCAGGGCAAGGGATTCACGGGAGCGGTGGTCCGCCTGCCCGCCGGCCAGTACCCGCACCGCCTCCTGCCGGTGCTGCGCCTCCACGAAGGCCGTCTGCCCGTGACCTTCGAATACCGGAGCCGGAGCGGCATCCTCGCACGGGTCCGGGGCGGCTCGGAGTGCCAAGTCCGCTTCGACCCGGATCTCGCAGACCGTCTGGCCAAGGAGGCAGGCTGCGCCCTGACCTGGACATATTAA
- a CDS encoding DUF2062 domain-containing protein, whose amino-acid sequence MTQTSTPSPKPSVWARLKSHILHPELSTKRVAWSFAIGFSISWNPFLGLHVALAALLCLIFRKIHRPLLFLAIFINNPWTMVPMATSSVLLGNLLLGRGFCVRGRHVHWGEIGFHNFLSREGFHAALKMLEPILGAYILGGFVFSLIALPVGYFVMKRVAERLRLRHQRHLASLEADHPTDPSH is encoded by the coding sequence ATGACCCAAACCTCAACGCCAAGCCCCAAACCCAGCGTGTGGGCCCGGCTGAAGTCCCACATCCTGCACCCGGAGCTGAGCACCAAGCGGGTGGCCTGGAGCTTTGCCATCGGGTTCTCCATCTCCTGGAACCCCTTCCTGGGTCTGCATGTGGCCCTGGCCGCCCTGCTCTGCCTCATCTTCCGCAAGATCCACCGCCCCCTGCTCTTCCTGGCCATCTTCATCAACAACCCCTGGACCATGGTCCCCATGGCCACCAGCAGCGTCCTCCTGGGCAACCTCCTGCTGGGACGGGGATTCTGTGTAAGGGGCCGACATGTCCACTGGGGCGAAATCGGCTTCCACAACTTCCTCTCCCGGGAGGGCTTCCACGCTGCCCTCAAGATGCTGGAACCCATCCTGGGGGCCTACATCCTCGGCGGCTTCGTTTTCAGCCTCATCGCCCTTCCGGTAGGCTATTTCGTCATGAAGAGGGTGGCGGAGCGCCTCCGCCTGCGCCACCAGCGGCACCTGGCCTCCCTGGAGGCCGACCATCCCACAGACCCGTCCCACTAA